The stretch of DNA TGCGTCATACCTGCGTCGACATAGGTGGTTGTGTCGATTGCAATGGTTCCGAGATTATCGAATCCGTTGGCAAATATATTCGGGGTGGGCCGAACGCAGCCGGTAGATCAAAATCAGCAATAGAGGCAGTGAAGCGCCGTATTTCGGATAGAAAACCGAGGTTCGTGACTGGTTTCAGGAATCGGCTCGATTTTCGGTCGGTGAGAGCCGAGTAAACGAGTGGGTAGCTGGTGTGATACGTCCGACCAATTCGGAAAATCTGGTAGTTCGATCTGTGGATTGGGCCATCCGTGAAGTATCTCACAAAAGAAAACGTAATATACGTGCATTCCTTCGCACCGGGTATGCCAGACTCCAGCGCGGACGACCCGTCGCTCCACAGAGTGGCGTCAGTCGGTGAACTCGAAGCCGGGGACTCGTCCGTCGTCGACGTCGACGGCGAACAGGTCGCACTGTTCCATTTGAACGACGAGTACTTCGCGCTCAGTAACGTCTGCCCGCATCAGGGCGGGCCGCTGGGACAGGGCCGCGTCGAGGACGAGTGCGTGTACTGCCCCTGGCACGGGTGGCAGTTCGACGTCGAATCCGGCGAACACGTCCAAGGCGACGACGTGGTTCCGACGTACGAGGTAGTGGTGGAAGACGGCGACATCCACGTTCGCGTGTGAGGGGTTTCTGACACGATAAATCGGGAATATTAAGTTCAGATCCTGCTATGAGGTAGCTATGGATCACGCGGTAATTGATGGCGAGTGGCACAGTGCGGAGTCCGGAGCCGACATCCGGGAGTACATCTCGGACGACGAGATGCGGGAAAACGAGAAGCAGGGCTATCTCGCGGGCCCCGAGGAGTGGGGGCCGATCCAGTGGGACGGCTGGGATCGGAGCGCGGGCGGTCGGACTGAGATCAACATCCACTCGCCGGATATCACGGACGCGGAGGACGTCGATCCCGTCCGGAAACAGCTCGGAATCGACACGGTCGTCTTCTCTCCCGGGCAGTTCCGGATGACCACGATTCCCGCACAGGACAAGCAGGTGATGTACATGCGGGCGTTCAACGATCTCACCGTCGATCGGTTCGCCCGCGGCGACGGGACGTATTACGCGAAACTCTACATCTTCGGCGATCACCCCGAGGAGAGCGCCGAAGAGATCGAACGCCACGGCGACAAGGACGGCGTCGTGGGCGCGATGATCACGGACGTCGGCCCCACGTTCCCGATGGGGCACAAGAGCTACGAGCCGATCTACGAGGCCGCTGAGAAGCACGACCTCCCGATCATCCTCCACTCGACCACGGGAATCGTTCCGGGGTTCCCCATCGCCGGAATGCAGCCGAAGAACTTCGCGGAGTTCCACACGCTCGGACACACGATCCCGAAGATGTGGCACGCGAACAGTCTGATTCTCCGCGGTATCGTCGAGAAGTACGACGTCGACTTCGGCTTCTGGGAAGGCGGCCTCTCGTGGATCCCGGCGCTGGGAGAGCGCCTCGACCGCGAGTATCTCGAACGATCCAGCGAGTTCGCCGACCTGTCACAACTCCCGAGCGAGTACCTCTCGGAGTTCTACTACGGCACGCAACCCCTACCAGAGGAGGCGACGAAGATGGTCGACGTCGTCGACCTCATCGAACGGGCGGACCTCGAAGATCAGGTGCTGTACTGCTCGGACCGTCCGCACCAAGACTTCGACGCGCCCGCGGCGGTCGATAATGTCGAAGGGCTGACTGACGAACAGAAGCATAAGATATTCGAACATAACGCTCGCGAGCTGTTCGGTATCTGATCGTCGCGGTCGCGACTGACGCCACGGGAAGCGCTTCCGAGGCAGTCACCCGCACGCGACCGAGACAACGCTAAAACCGGTGGGTCACCACCGTCCGAACGACGATGACACTGGACTACCCCACCTTCCTCGTCAATTTCAAACTCTACGCGGGAACGGCCGGCGAGGAAGGCCTCGACCTCGCTGAGACGATCGCGTCGGTGACGGAGCGGACGGGCGCGTCTCTGGCCGTCGCTCCGCAGACGCCGGACCTCTACCGAATCGCCTCGGAAACCGACCTCCCGGTCGTCGCCCAGTCCGTCGATGCGGTGAACGCGGGGCGAGGGACCGGCAAGGTCGCCCTCCCGACCGTCGCGGCAGCCGGGGCGGACGGGGTCCTCGTCAACCACCCGGAGTCCCCACAGACGCTCTCTGAAATCGAATCGATCGTCGAGAGCGGTAAAGATCAGGGCGTCGAATCGATCGTCTGCGTCGACAGCGTCGAGACCGGTCGCGCGGTGCTCGCGTTCGACCCCGACTGCCTCCTGTTCGAGAAGCCCGCAGACATCGGAACGGGGCGCTCGCTCCCGAGGACTGCCCCCGAGCGCGTGGAGGCGTTCGTCTCGATGGTGGAGGAAACGAATCCCAGGACCCGTGTCCTTCTCGGTGGGGGGATCAGCTCGTCGGCCGACGTGGAGGCGGCCCTGAAACTCGGTGCCGACGCGGCCGGCGCTGCGTCAGCGTTCGTCGACGCGACCGATCGGGAGGCCTGGCTTTCCGAGGTCGCTGAGACGCTGGTCTCGGAGGCTTCCGCGGACAGTCGGCGATAGGCGTTGGAGGACCGATCAGGTTCGACGAACCGCCCCGGGATCGAACGACGCTGCACGCGCCGAGTGTGTGAGACAACACCCACTCTTATGCGAAGAGTGCGCCAACCGATTCGGTATGAAACTCACGGCAGAGGAGATCGACATCGGCACTCGGACGCCGACGGTGTTGCTCAACTCGACCGACGCGAGCGAACTGGGCGCACATCCGCTCGATCGCGTTCGGATCCGCCACGGTCCCGACGTGGCGACCGGGATCGTCGAGATCACCGACGAACTCGTCGCACCCGGACTGCTCGGCGTCACGCGCCAAATAAGCCACATTACGGGTGACGTCGAGATAACGCTCGCCTCGAAACCGGATTCGGCGGCCTACATCACGAAAAAGCTCGACGACGTCGAACTCGAACACGACGAGATTGCGGCCGTCGTCCGCGACATCAACCACGACCTGTTGAGCGACGTCGAACTCGGGGCGTTCGTCTCCGGTCTGTACGCCCACGGCCTCTCGCGGGCGGAAATTATGAACCTCACCGACAGTATGGTCGACATCGGTGAGACGATCGAGTGGGACCGGAAGCCGATCGTCGACAAACACTCGATCGGCGGCGTCGCCGGCAACCGCGTCACGCCGATCGTCGTCCCGATCGTCGCCGCGGCGGGCGTGCCGATTCCGAAGTCCTCCTCGCGTGCGGTGACGTCGGCGGCCGGAACAGCGGACACGATGGAGGTGTTCTGCGACGTTTCGTTCTCCGTCAGCGAGGTACGGGAACTCGTCTCGAAGACTAACGGGTGTATGGTCTGGGGCGGTGCGGTCAACCTCTCCCCGGTCGACGACAAGATCATCCGCGCGGAGACTCCCCTCTCGCTGGATCCCCCTGGGCAGGTCATCGCATCGGTGCTCTCGAAGAAGAAGAGCGCGGGCGCGACCCACGTCGTCATCGACCTGCCGTACGGGGAGGGTGCCAAGGTCGAAAGCCTCCACGAGGCCCGCGAGATGGCCGAGGACTTCACGCGCGTCGGAGCGAACCTGGGAATGGAGATCGACTGTGCGATCACGCGGGGCGAACAGCCCATCGGACGGGGGATCGGACCGGTGCTGGAGGCACGAGACGTTCTCGACGTCCTCTCGGGGGATGGGCCGGCAGATCTCAGATCCAAGAGCGTTCGACTCGCGCAGATCCTGCTCGACGCTGCCGGGGTCGACGAGACAGCGTCGGGCCTCGTCGAACGCGGCGCGGCGGAATCGAAGTTCCGCGAGATCATCGACGCGCAGAACGGAGACCCGGACGTGTCGCGGGAGGACCTCTCGCCCGGGAGACACCAAGAGACTGTATATGCCGACCGCGACGGCGTCGTCACCCACGTCGACAACAAGCTCGTAAACGAACTGGCCCGCCGCGCTGGCGCCCCGAAAGATCACGGTGCGGGCGTCTATCTCCACTGTCGAGCGCGCGACGAACTGACCCAGGGGGACCCGCTTCTCACGCTGTACGCCGAAAAGCGCGAGAAACTAGACCAGGCACAATCGTTCTGGGCGGAGAAGGCACCGGTCAGGGTTCACGAATCCGGGGAAGTGGTGATCGAACAGTGGTGAGGACCGCCGCGAAGTAATCGCCCAGTCACCGGCGCTACAGACCCATCTCCGCTCGAAGCTCCGACCGAACCCGCTCGGCGGTCGATTCGAGGCCCTCGCTGACTTCCACGGGGTACGCCGCGGGATCCTCGATGGCTCGAACGTCACGAGGCAGTCGTTCGAGGGTCGCTAACGTCCGCTCGCGGCTCTCGTCGAGCGTCGGGAACTCGTAGACGACATCGCCGTTCGTGACGACGTCAACGAGCAGCCCCCGCCCCCCGATCGCCTCGTCGGCCCCCGCGAGGACGTCGCGCTGGAACGTCTCCTCGCCGAAGCGGTGGACGCGTTTCGCCCCGGGATAGGTCACTTTTCCCTCCGAGAGCTTCATACTGGGTTGCATTTCGCCGTTCTCTTCGGCGGCGACCAGTTTGTACACGGGATTCAGGGTCGGTGCGTCGTCGCTCGTCGTCAGCGACGTCCCGGGACCGAACCCGTCGGCGACGCCGTCGTCCTCGAAGAAGGAACGGAGGAAGAACTCGTCGACTCCCGAGGAGACGAAGACGTCCATACGCTCCGGGAGGACGTTCCTCACCTCCTGGGAGAGGGCCGCCAGATCGCCGGAGTCGAGACGAACTCCCCGGACGTCGACGCCTCGCTCGTCTGCGACCGCCACGGCGGTTTCCGCACCGGCGACGGTGTCGTACGTGTCGATCAGGAGGACCGCCTCCTCGCCG from Halobellus litoreus encodes:
- a CDS encoding Rieske (2Fe-2S) protein, yielding MPDSSADDPSLHRVASVGELEAGDSSVVDVDGEQVALFHLNDEYFALSNVCPHQGGPLGQGRVEDECVYCPWHGWQFDVESGEHVQGDDVVPTYEVVVEDGDIHVRV
- a CDS encoding amidohydrolase family protein, yielding MDHAVIDGEWHSAESGADIREYISDDEMRENEKQGYLAGPEEWGPIQWDGWDRSAGGRTEINIHSPDITDAEDVDPVRKQLGIDTVVFSPGQFRMTTIPAQDKQVMYMRAFNDLTVDRFARGDGTYYAKLYIFGDHPEESAEEIERHGDKDGVVGAMITDVGPTFPMGHKSYEPIYEAAEKHDLPIILHSTTGIVPGFPIAGMQPKNFAEFHTLGHTIPKMWHANSLILRGIVEKYDVDFGFWEGGLSWIPALGERLDREYLERSSEFADLSQLPSEYLSEFYYGTQPLPEEATKMVDVVDLIERADLEDQVLYCSDRPHQDFDAPAAVDNVEGLTDEQKHKIFEHNARELFGI
- a CDS encoding triose-phosphate isomerase, whose product is MTLDYPTFLVNFKLYAGTAGEEGLDLAETIASVTERTGASLAVAPQTPDLYRIASETDLPVVAQSVDAVNAGRGTGKVALPTVAAAGADGVLVNHPESPQTLSEIESIVESGKDQGVESIVCVDSVETGRAVLAFDPDCLLFEKPADIGTGRSLPRTAPERVEAFVSMVEETNPRTRVLLGGGISSSADVEAALKLGADAAGAASAFVDATDREAWLSEVAETLVSEASADSRR
- a CDS encoding AMP phosphorylase, producing the protein MKLTAEEIDIGTRTPTVLLNSTDASELGAHPLDRVRIRHGPDVATGIVEITDELVAPGLLGVTRQISHITGDVEITLASKPDSAAYITKKLDDVELEHDEIAAVVRDINHDLLSDVELGAFVSGLYAHGLSRAEIMNLTDSMVDIGETIEWDRKPIVDKHSIGGVAGNRVTPIVVPIVAAAGVPIPKSSSRAVTSAAGTADTMEVFCDVSFSVSEVRELVSKTNGCMVWGGAVNLSPVDDKIIRAETPLSLDPPGQVIASVLSKKKSAGATHVVIDLPYGEGAKVESLHEAREMAEDFTRVGANLGMEIDCAITRGEQPIGRGIGPVLEARDVLDVLSGDGPADLRSKSVRLAQILLDAAGVDETASGLVERGAAESKFREIIDAQNGDPDVSREDLSPGRHQETVYADRDGVVTHVDNKLVNELARRAGAPKDHGAGVYLHCRARDELTQGDPLLTLYAEKREKLDQAQSFWAEKAPVRVHESGEVVIEQW